From the genome of Falco cherrug isolate bFalChe1 chromosome 14, bFalChe1.pri, whole genome shotgun sequence, one region includes:
- the LOC129737379 gene encoding E3 ubiquitin-protein ligase RBBP6-like, translating to MSCVHYKFSSRLNSDVVTFHGPHISLRDLRRQIMGRERLKATHCDLQVTNAQTMEEYTDDNALIPRHSSVTVRRVPVRGVKATGKTDLGCC from the exons ATGTCGTGTGTCCACTACAagttctcctccaggctgaactccGATGTGGTCACCTTTCACGGCCCCCACATCTCCCTGCGCGACCTCAGGCGCCAGATCATGGGCCGCGAGAGGCTGAAGGCGACCCACTGCGACCTGCAGGTCACCAACGCCCAGACCATGGAAG aatacaCAGATGACAATGCCCTGATTCCAAGGCACTCATCGGTAACTGTTAGGAGAGTCCCTGTTAGAGGAGTTAAAGCTACCGGCAAGACAGACCTTGG ctgctgttaa